The genomic segment CAACGATGCCCCCGTTTCCCGCCTAAAACCACGCCCACGAGCGGGTCGTCAGCCACTGCCCGAACATCTGGAGCGCGTCGAGGTTCGGCACGAACCCGAGCAATGCACTTGCGGGCAATGCCAAGCCAAATTGGTTAAGATCGGCGAAGACGTGAGCGAACAGCTGGACATCGAACCAGCCCGTTTCTTTGTGGTGCGCCACATCCGCCCGCAATATGCCTGCCGCCAGTGCGAAACCATCACTGCAGCACCAGTTCCACCCGCGGTGATTGACGGTGGAATGGCGACGCCGGGCTTATTAGCCTGGGTGGCGGTGAGCAAATACCTCGATCACTTACCACTGTATCGCGTCGAACAAATTGCTGCGCGCCAACAAGTCATTCTGGCGCGTAGCACCTTGAGTGAATGGATCGGCCGGATTGGAGTGGCGTTGCAACCACTCGCAGACCGCCTGAGTGAGAAACTGCGCCAGCAAACCAGCCTGCATGCGGACGAAACCCCGGTGCAGCAGCTGGATCCCGGTAAAGGCAAAACCAAACGCGCCTATTTATGGGCGTATCGCAGCAATGATTTGAGCGGCAGCCCACCGATGGTGGTGTTTGACTATCAAATCAGCCGTAGTGGGCAACACGCCGCCCATTATTTGCAGCATTGGCGCGGCACGCTAATGGTTGATGATTACAGTGGCTACAAAGCTTTGTTCGCCAATGGCGTGCGAGAACTCGGCTGCTGGGCACACGCTCGACGTAAATTCTTCGAGCTGCATGCTGCGGG from the Iodobacter fluviatilis genome contains:
- the tnpC gene encoding IS66 family transposase, whose protein sequence is MATNSPSLAEAQALVAQLQAQLATRDQHIQSLELKNQKLVIELAHLKRIRFGTKSEALSVEQKQLFEDDADQDLAAITAELDETPASNDAPVSRLKPRPRAGRQPLPEHLERVEVRHEPEQCTCGQCQAKLVKIGEDVSEQLDIEPARFFVVRHIRPQYACRQCETITAAPVPPAVIDGGMATPGLLAWVAVSKYLDHLPLYRVEQIAARQQVILARSTLSEWIGRIGVALQPLADRLSEKLRQQTSLHADETPVQQLDPGKGKTKRAYLWAYRSNDLSGSPPMVVFDYQISRSGQHAAHYLQHWRGTLMVDDYSGYKALFANGVRELGCWAHARRKFFELHAAGGHPVAAEALQRIARLYAIEEQAKDQTADQRAQSRALNSQSELQSLHDWLLKLRPNVANGGGLAKAIDYTLRRWPALIHYAETGDLPIDNNPIENAIRPIAIGKKNWLFAGSERAGKRAAAIQSLFATAKLNGIEPSQWLKATLEKLPTWPNSRIDELLPLRG